One window from the genome of Strix uralensis isolate ZFMK-TIS-50842 chromosome 22, bStrUra1, whole genome shotgun sequence encodes:
- the LOC141953539 gene encoding gastrin/cholecystokinin-like peptide, protein MKMKVCIGLVLAVVATSGLCRPAAEAPGAAGGPRQLPPSLVRRDWPEALSQEQKHLISRFLPHIFTELSDRKGYVHGDEGTEALHDHYYPDWMDFGRRSAEDAGDAA, encoded by the exons ATGAAGATGAAGGTGTGCATCGGCCTCGTCCTCGCCGTCGTGGCGACCTCCGGCCTGTGCCGGCCCGCGGCCGAGGCGCCGGGTGCTGCGGGGGGCCCCCGCCAGCTCCCCCCCAGCCTGGTCCGGCGGGACTGGCCTGAGGCCCTGTCCCAGGAGCAGAAGCACCTCATCTCCCGGTTCCTGCCCCACATCTTCACAG AGCTGAGCGACCGCAAGGGCTACGTGCACGGGGACGAGGGGACGGAGGCCCTGCACGACCACTACTACCCCGACTGGATGGACTTCGGCCGCCGCAGCGCCGAGGATGCGGGCGATGCTGCGTAG